The stretch of DNA GATTCCAGTATGTGATCCAAGACCTTTATAGGCTCGCGGAGATCAGACAAGCTATTACCATCATCCCCGAGAAGACCTTTGGTTATGGTCCAGGAAAAATAACGCTTCTCACGATCAGTAACTAATTTGCGGACAGTACCTTCCACTCGATTTTCTTCACTAGATACAATATAAATCAGGGGATATCTAGCTCTAATTAATATCTCGAGCCGTTTGCTAACGGGCATATCTTTTAATGTCATAAGTAATCCTCATTTTCGAATATCCCGGTGTAAATTATGTCACCGGTGTTGGTAATATGAATCTCTCCCTGTCTGACCTCATCAGCTTGGTTCATTAATTTGGCTCTATCACTGAGATAATGGACCTTCTGATTACCAGAACCTGCCCAAGGGTGCCGGGAGGGAATGTGTTGACGGTATAGACCATCTATTAGAATGTCTGTCAAAGACAGTAATTGCTGATGATAGGGATTGATGCTGGACTCAAGATGTTCTCTTGTGTATCCACTGTATATAAGCAAATTAAGGCCAGCTTCTTTAATCAAAGTTGCTAATGGGATCAAGGCTTCAGCTTGAAGAAAGGGTTCTCCACCACTAAAGGTCACCCCCTCCACGTCCTTAATGGGTATCAGAAGAAAGGCCTCTTCACTGTTAATGAGCTGATGATTTTCAAACTTTATAGCAGCTTGATTTCGACAACCGGGACAATTAAAATGGCATCCCTGAACCCAGAAAACACTTCGTTTTCCTGGGCCATTTACTTCTGATACTTCAATAAAGGAGTGTAAATTTATCATACCTTATTCCTTCTTAAGGTAAAGGAAGTCCGATAACCTGTTTGACTCTGGAGAATATGGTTTACTTCTTCTACAAGGTAAGTACCGGCAAACTTATCTCCCACACCTACAATCTCAATTTCAATTCCCGCTTTGATTCGGTAATCCCCTTCGCACTTACCATGAGCTCTCACATAATTAAAACTATTACGTGTGAGGTATTCCATGGCCAGTGAATCAGCGGTATCCTGATCAATAGCACTATGATCATTGAGAACGACCTTACGAGGGCCAAAGTTATCTTCTACTATGTGTCCACCGAGTTCTTCCCCACCCACTAATTGGGTAATATCATCCAGTGAGGCTGTCCCTAATACAGAAGTTCCAGTCTGACTATCCCAACCGATAACTTCTACTTCCGTTACTAATTGCTGAACATCATTGACACAGGAGAATTCTAATAGAGTTTTGCCCCATTCAAGGACCACATCTTCTGTTGATTCCGTTTGCTGTTTGAAATAAAGAGTCTCTCCATCCCCCCAGACAGAACAGTTATACTGTGAAGCCAAAGACATGATCATGTCATAATCTGATTGATTTCGCTGTACCCAGAAAAGAGTTTCTCCCCCAACTTCATCCACATCAACGCTGAGTCCTGCATCAGAAGCGACTTGGCTAATGATGTCTGTGATTGTTGTTTCGGAAAAAACCTTTGTCTTCAATCCTGTTTTAAGGCGGTGTAAAGAGTTGCGTCCCTTAATGATGGTCATAGCGGTGGTATTCTTCTTAAGCTCGCCACAGACACTGACAACATCACCAAGAATAACTTCTTCAATATTGTCTTTATAACCTAGATGGATAGAAAACTGATTACCTTCTCCAAAGTCGGCAAAGCCTGCCCACTCCTGGTTCATGTCTGATAGATAAACAGTAAAACCTGCTGGTCCATCTAAACGATCATTGATAACGATCTTTTTGACACTTGATTCTTGATCAACACCTAATCTTGTCCCATTAATATATATAATAAATCCGGGAGTTAATGTTTGTAGATCACTCACAATGCACTCTCCCTAATCTAATATAATGGTGGTAGTTTAAGAACAGTACCTGGTTCAACATTCATAGGATCTTCAATGTTATTTGCTTCTGCAATATCCCGCCAACAAGCTGGATTATTGTATTCCCGACTAGCCATGGAAGTTAAAGTTTCCCCTTCTCTTAAGACCATCTGCTTAGTATGATCTGCAGAGTGTCGTGGTTTTTCCTTTATCTGACTGGCCGCACTGGAATACTCCTTGAACATTACTTTTACAATAGCTCTGATGGGAGTTCCATCATTAAGGAACATAGTAAATCTCTGTACGAGATCCTCAAGGACACATTTGAACTTTAATTCTCCCCAGCTAAATAAAAGGAAAGGAGGTCTGTGCTCATCAGAATTGACCAACATGAGTTCTTCTATCTTGTCTGTATATTCTCTGACATCTGTTTTGTCTTCTGATGTATCAAAGAATAGTTCCATGCTTAAACGCTTACGTTCACCAATGGTAAACTCAACTGCTGGGGAATCTAATCCGTGGATTTCGTGTTCCTTCCAGGGAGTTCTTTTTTCAACAATATATTCTTTGGGATTAAATAATACGGGGATCTCATCATCCGTATCCAAATTAATAATAACTGCTTTTTCTAAGGCCATAGGACTCTCCTTTTTTATATTGATTTACTCGGGACTCAAACCTTCGTGAGCTATTTCGATTCGTTCAATGGCCACACCATGTCTATCTGTTCCCAAACTAGGACCAACCCATCGACAAGGGATGGCTCTAAAAAAATTCCATCTTTTTATTTCTTCACCAGCTTGATTATGGAGGACGACAGAACCGTTTTTGCGTTCAACAGGATTATCTTCCATGACAGTTGTTTTATACCAATCATAGAGTTCATTGTTATCTGTGACTCCATGCTCAAGCACAATATTTGGAAATCTCGTCCTTCCAAAAAACTTATGTGTTCCTGTATTGAGGCCACCCTCTTCCACTTCATAAATATAAGTTTCCGCTTCCAGACCATCACAACGGAAGAATCTGGCAGTCTCAATGCCTTCGATTTCAATCGAAAAGTAATTCGGTAAAAACGTTTCTACTCTGTCACTCATGTTTATCTCCTTTTATTAATCCTCAATAACCACATTAGAATCGTCCTTACTAGCATGAAGAGTGATGTTGATAAACTCCGCAGGCTTAGAAATGGCTATTCCTATACGTGTTGTTAAAACTCCAGAATCTATGTTTTCAGGAGGATTCAGTTCATTATCACATTGAACATAAAATCCATCCTCTGCTGTTGTTCCTGCTAATATTCCCTTATGCCATAAGTCAATCATAAAGGCGCTTATATATCGAATAACCCTCTTACGAAGCTTATTGTCATTTGGTTCAAAGACGACCCACCCTGTACCTTTGCGAATAGCAGAAGAAATTCGGTCGAAGGTACGGCATACATTGATAAATTTCCATTCCGTATCATGGGATAAGGTTCTGGCACCCCATACTTTTATTCCTCTTCCCGGTATAGACTTGATGGGGTTCAACCCAGTTTCATAGAGCATACCCAATTGATCATCACTGCGTGCTTGCTTAAGCCCAACTCCTCCGGGGATGGTAAAATTGGCAGGACTATGATGCAGACCATGCTTTTTATCAGCTGTGGCATAGACCCCAGCCACGTGTCCACTGGGTGGAATGAAAAGGGTACGAACGCCATTTGCATCTGTAGGATCAAGGATTTCGATATGAGGGAAATAAGCAGCCGCGTATTTGGTGTCGTATTGGCCGGACCATTTCATTAAAGCAAGCTCAGAATCTAAATCCGGGCCATCCAATAAAGCAAAGCGGTCTTTAAGCCTTTCACATTGATCTACCATGGCTTGCTGAACAGCTCGAGTCATTTTCTCGTATTCATCTTTGTTGTTGTTATATATTTGTTCAAATAGGGCTACATCTGGAATGGCCACGAGCCTTATTTCAGAAAAAGCTTCTAAATGTCCCAAGCCGGAGTTATTATCAAGACCGTTGAAATATCCAATAAAGTCGCCAGCGGTTAGATTAACTAATCCATTACGCCCTTTTTCAAGATGGGCATAAGATTGTTCCAGAGGAAAACCGCTAATGTCTTCATCTATTGTAATAAACCGTGATGTACCATTAATGATTCGAGGAAGATACCTGTCGGATTGTGGATTGGTTGAAAGAAAAAGAAAGTCTTCCCTCTCTTTATCCTTTTCAATTTGAACATTTATATAAAGTTCTTCAATTAGTAATTCCTGAATCCCATCTTTTAAGCGTAGTGGTGTTGAAAAATACAGCTTGTCTTCCGTTATTTTATTAACTTTACGGATTTGCTTTTCTCCATCAATCCATACACCAAGATATTCGGCTCCCTTGAATTTATTGGTATCAACAGTAATCCATCTTCCTGATTTACGATCATATTCATCTGTTCTATAACTGTGATCGACACCATGCCATAATTTAATGGCTATACGGTTGCCCCAGATTCCGGGACTATGGGCTCGTATAGAACTAAAGCTTTGATTGTTCGTATTACGTAATGTCAAAGTAGCTGTGGCAATACAATTGTCACCTTTTTGATGAGCCACTCGAACAGCATAGCACTCCTCACCGCCGGAATTAAAAAATCCATATATACTGTGGGCTAGGTAGCCCCCTGATTCAAAACCACCGAACACACGTAAAAACTGATTAAAACTAGTCAATTTAACAGGCATATCAAGAGGACCTTTCTCTGTCACCCCAACAAAACCAGCCACTGTACGACGGTCTAAAGCGAGGGGTTTTAAAGGAGGAGCTTCTGATTTGATATAAACACCTGGTAAAACTGTGTTGTTCATGATTACTTAATCATCCTTGTTCTTTTTTTTATTTTTCTTTTTAGGTTCCAGATATTTACAGAAAGGACAATCATCCCAATCATCTTTCATTCTCTTTTTACAAACAGGACATTTTCGCTTGGTGATCCCCATCTTCTTTCTTTCTTTATTACGTTTAATGATAGAAAGAATAATTAGTAAAATAAGAAGAATGACAACAATGACAGCCACAACAATCTTCAGCCATAGAGGGAAAGGAACTTTGACAGCAGTAAAGTTTTTGTAATCTGTACTTTCAACTTCTTTGTCTACAACCTTCACCATCATTTGGTGAACCTGGTCATCAGCCGGAAGTTCCTTCGCTTTAAATTCTAAAACATAACTCTGCATCAATAAATTCTGGATTTGTAATGTATTATCAGGGACAGATTCAAATCTTCTGTTATATCTGTAAGAACCCCCTGTTGCATGAGCCAATTCATCTAAGACATTAAGATACTGACCACCTAATACACGTAATCCCAAAGGAAAGACAGGGATACCCAATTCATTTAAGATCTTCTGGGCAGTCTCCTGATCGTAACGGCTTTCCTGGTCTCGGCCATCACTAATGAGGATGATAGCTTTCCGCTCTATTTCAGAAGAGGATAGTTTACGCCCAACAGAAACAATGGAATCAAAGACCTTACGTCCATAATCAGAAGATTCCAGGTTATTGATCAGTTCAGTATCTACCTCAGCTTTTGTTAGGTTTTCAAAAAGAGTGACAGGTTCTTCATCCATAAGATAAACAGACAAGGTGTCATAATCTCTCATGTAGTCAATCAAGTCTAATAAAGCTTCCTTTTGCCGAGCAATCGGTTCCCCTGCCATTAAGCCTTGAGTTGATAATATAACCCCATAGGCAATGGGTTTTTCCGTATACTGAAAGCTAGCAATCTCCATCTCACCGGCTAGTTCATTACCATCAATCCCAGGAGTGAAATTACCCCTAACGAGAGAGAGAACGGGATCACCTTTTTTATCTTCTACAGATACATAAGCTCTTAACTTAGGATAATTTTGATCCTGTATCTGGTTTATATGAACATAGATATTAGAGGTCTGAGCCCATACCCCTACATTAAGAAACACAAATGTCAGGAGTATGACAGTTCTTTTTATGACTTTATTTAGAGACATTTAAACTTAAACTCCTTTTTATCTAATTGAACAAGATCTCCATCGATAAGGATGGAGGAGGCAATCTCTTGACCATTGACAAGGATCGTACCTCCAGATCCCATTGTTGTTATATGGAACTCTCCATTTAAAGCGGTAATGAGGGCATGCTGCCGATTAACCCCTTTCGTAATACGGATTTCACAATCTGCACCAGAACCTACTTTGCTCTTACCTTCGTGGATGTTATAGACTTTTTCTGCACCCCTATGATTAAGGAGAACCAACCATCCCCGAATGGGAGCGATACAGACAGGACACACCTTCCAGGAGGGGTCCATTTGATGTCCTTCAGGACAAACCTTTACACCAAACATTTCTTACTACTCCCTACAATTTTTGATAGACCCAGATCTTACCAAAGTTATCACGTCCTCCATCACCGATGGTGAATTCTACAGGGAGTGCATAACCTTTGACTTCCTCCTCAAAGAACTGGACAGATGCGTTACGCCAACGATTAACAGAATCATTACCATCTATTGTCATGGATTTAGTAACCTGAGCTCCTAAGGTAACATCAACAGAATAATTACCTCTAACAATGTCTGTCCGTCGGATAAGAATGAGTTTTCTATTTTTGATAATATTGCGGATCGTAAATACAGCTGTACCGCCCACATAACGACGAATGGTATCACGCACCAGACTTCCATCAGGATAAGTGAAAGCCTGATTAGAGGTTGAGGCATCCTTACATTCCCTGAAAGTCAATTCATGATCGGTTACCGATTTAACATCACTCAAATCAAGGAAGTCTACTAAAGTAAATCGTTCATCCTGAACCAACAGGACTCTAGGCAGATCATAACTCATTAAAGCGATGTCATCTAAAGTAATACGCTTGGTAACTAATAAGGATTTAATACCTTCAATCACGATGCTATGGGCTTTTAATATTTTGTCCAAAGTCTCGTATTTATTATCATAATATTTAATCAGATCACCCATTTCATAAACACTGCGACGAATGTTTTCAAAATCATCTTTTGAAGAAAAATACCGCTTCTCTTCTTTACGTTCATAATCAAGAATTTCTTGAACGATCTGATTGTTGATATCAAAAAAAGGATGTATCAAATGTACGACATCCTCAAAATTAACACTTCCACAGGTAAGTAACATTTTAGCAGTTAGTGAAACAGTCTGCATCTCACGAAATCCTCCAAGAGGAAGGGCATCATAGGCTACAGTGGAAATATTCCTTGTGGATTCAACAAGTTCAAGAAGGAAATCCTTTAAGTAGGGAGATAAGGCCTTTTGTGCTGTGACAGCATAGGTGACATATCGGAAATCCAGTTCATTTTTATCAGGACTAGTAAAGATGCGAGGGTTACGGATCATCTTAATATGTCCCCCATCTTCTTCTTCCAATCGAATCCGTGCGATCTCTATCTGGCCCTTTCCTTCCTCTACAACATCAACCACTTCCAGCATGGCTGCTTCAATTTTTTTCCGATAACCCGCCTGTTCGCTGTTTTCCTGGTTTTGATAGAAGTCATCTAAGTGCTCCTGATAAGACACAGTTATAAACACAGTTTGAGGCAGATGATATTTCTTTGTGTCTAACATGATAGCCTTTGGTTCATGAAGGAAGACACCTCTCCCCAGCGCATCAATAGCAAACCCCGGTGAGACAACGAGAGTTAATGCTCCCGATTTTTCCAAAGCCCTAACGCGCATATCTTCTAGTATTCCAGGAACAACTCCAAAACCATTGAAGGTTCTATTATAAAAGTTCTCTTTTTTAAAATGATAATCCTGTATATCATTCCAGAACTGGGGAGTTGCTAACAAGCCGGAAAAGAAATTAGCTCTTTTAAATGTATTTAACTCTAATTCTGTCATTTCATACTTCCTATATTCTCATTCCTTCTTCACCACTCATTTGACTATCTTCAGAGATAATATTGGGGTTCTTAAGGACAATAACTTTTTTATACGTTACAAAGGCTGTTGTATGGGCAGGTTTCTCATTCTGCACAATACGATGGATAAAACGCTGCATCTCCTGGGAGATCTCCTCAGAAGGTACAGGGAAATGAACTTCGAAAAAGGAACCCTTGATTTCTACATCCAGGATTTGTTGATCCGCGTATCTCTCCCCTTCATACAGATTCGTGTTACCACTAAAACAATTTTCATAAATGACAGGTTTTATCTCCGTTACTGCTTCCAATAACTTTGTCATTCCATAGACAGTACCCCGCCAATTATACAAAGCAATGGCGTTCGCCAGTAAAGTTCTTCTTTTGTGCTCGTTCTGCACAGCCCCAATATCCAGATTGAACCAACCAGATACCCAGGAGATAAATTCTTCAGGAGCGGTCCAGGGGTTAAAGTATTGATGTAAACCATCCAGCTTTAAACTGGTCTCATTCTGTATATGCTGGATCACCCACAGAAACCTTTTGAGAAAATCACTATTCTGGAATAATGACGGTAAAAACTTTCCTACATGATTAGAGGCCACAGTCAACCAAAGGGTATCCTGTTTTTCCTCCACCCCAAGAATGGTAAAAGCACGAACCTTGGCATCAATATATTTGATTTCAATCTTGGTATCCTGGCCAATAAGATTAGTAACTTCTACGAGATGTCTTCCTATAAGAGATTGTAAGTTATTATCTATACCAGTCTCTTCTACCATTATTGCCATTTACGTAATACCAATCTTACTTGCTGTTTTTCGTCTTCCTCTTCATTAACCAATTCGTAACCTTGGCTACGAACTTTTTCTAAAACCGTCTCATAAGCATATTGACGGGTAATCTCATTGAGAAGACTTTCTTTATTCCGTTCTGTATAGGTTTCAATGGCCCACCAATCTGCTTCCATAAAGATTTTTCCTTCTTCATCAATATTGATGCCAATAGGATAGGAACAACCAGTATCAACTTTTAGCTTGGCTTTACCGAACTCACCATCCCAACCTTTGATAGATAGCATCTGCTCTTGCTCTGCTTCTTCCCAAGACATTTCTAAAGCCTCTAAAGCTTTTTTAAGCATGCCTAACTCAGTAATTTTTGTTTCTACTTTGACGAAATGACTCATATTAATTCACCTGCACTTTTATGATAAATGTATTGTCGATTCGATAACTTGTATCTGTGATTTTAGCTCTACAAAACCCCTGAAACACTTCTACAATATTACAAGTTCCAATAGGTTCCTCTTCAGTAGGATCCCTAAAGATAAGTCCTTTTGCTCCTTTATGGATTCCTTCTTTTTCCATTCCTGCCCGTAGAATTAAATAGCTTTGAACACCATTTGTCTCTTCTACTTCTGCGATAGCAATATTGGCATAAATGGGTTCAATAATAACCTCTGGTTCCGGTTCAGGTTCTGGTTCCTTTTTGGGTTCAGGAAGGGGTTCCAAATCAGTCACTATATAATCATCCCAAACGGTTATAGAGTCACTGGCACATGATGTAATAAACAAACTGACTAATATTAAAAAGATTAATGGTTTCATCTGTTTTTCCTATTCATTAATATTCATAAGCGTATCTAAATATTTGACTTCCCGATCACTTAAGGTGTCCATAGCACCACGATAAGGCTCCACCCAAATATTGTATTGGCTTTCAATAGTCTTCTTTTTCTTCTTTTCAAATACCTGCAGTTTTTGAAAACCAATAGGAAGCATTAGTTTATGTACAGGAGCCAAACCAAGGATGTAGCCATCTTTCATAATGGTTCCCTGTTCAATAATATCTGTATCTAATGTGACTTCACTAAACAGACTTTGTTCTTTATCATCAGCCGTTGCAAAGAGAATCATTCTCACCACATTATTAAGAGTGTGATCAATATCCGACCATGTCCAACCTAATAAAGGATCTTGATATTGAAGGACTATTTTATTTGTTTTAGCATTTCTGAGGACAACTTTTAAAACACTCGTAGGTTCCGTTGCTTTTATATCCAGATTAACTACATAATTTGTAGAACGTTTTATTTTTCGAGTATCTTCAAGATCTGTATTGGAATAATACATTTCGGGTTTTACAATTTTGGCACCATATAATTTTTGATATAATAATGAACCTAAAAAATCACAACTGTTATCATATTCGACCTCATTTAATTCTAAAAAAGGTAGGCTTACAAACTTGTGTTCATCTTTTGCTTTCATGTATTGATATTGATAAAAATGATAACCTGCTGGGTTAATAAAAAAAGTATCATCTAAAGCATAATACTGTTTCTCATTAAATCGTTTATCCATTTGATAAAGAAATTCAGAAACCATTTTAGGTAGATTATTATAAAAGTTTTCAGCATCATACATGCGATAAAAATACTGAGAACTGATTCCCTCTTTAATACGATGCATACCAATCTGAACACCAATGGTATTTTCGATTTTCCATACTCTACCTGATATTAAAATATCAACAGGATAACGTTGTATGTGGATTTGTTTGACTAATCTTTCCATAGAAGAAATCGGATCATCTTCATATTGTTCTGCCAACCAGGTATCTATACTAAAGGGTCTATATAATTGCTGATCGACAATTTGATTAATTAATTCCTGTCTGAATCGCGATTCAAAATCTTGAGGTCCTGACAGGGCATGTTCAAATGGTATAAAAGATATGATCTGTGAATCTTCGGGAATCTCACCAAAAATATCATCCCTTGATTGATGAAGAATTTCCGGTTCTTTAATAAATATAGCTTTGACTTTAGAAAAGAATCCTCCTTCTTCAGAATCCTCTTCCTGAGCAAAAAGAGCACATGTTGTCAGTAATATAAATATGAATAAAAGTGACTTTTTCACTGAATACCTCAATTAACAAATAAAAGAACTAAGCCGTACAATAACTTGCACGGCTTATAGGATCATTAACCCCAATCAGCATCCTCATAAACTAAGGAAATGCTTTCTGAAATAGCACCACTTTCCTGAGAGTTAAGATCTGATAAATCCCAACCGCAAGGAACACATTCGAACAAGTTACGTCGCGCTATTTCGTCAACACCATTTCTATCAAAGAAAACAACTGAAACAGCTTTTCTTTCTGGTGTACCTCTTTCAACGCTTTTCCACCAATCTCTCAATAGACCGTCTTTGGGATCAGCCATACGAGTTAAGGTAACAGTGTTATACTTAACCTTACCGGGGATTTTTCTAGCGTTTCTATCCATACCGCCGATATCATCGGTGACTTCTGCGCTAGCACCTAGTCCACTAACAGAACTAAAGTTACCGTAATCGACTTTGTCGATTTCAACTTTAAAGTTAGTTTTCATAGTTGGAGCATAGTTTGTACCCATTACTTTTTCTCCTTACATTTATATATACCTTGTTAAAGGTAATTTACTTATTCACCACCAAGGGCTTTTTGACTAATTCTAAACACAACAAACTCAGCTGGTTTAGCAGGAGCAATCCCGATTTCACAAACAACATAACCTGCATCAATAGATTCAGGTGGATTGAGTTCATCATCACATCGCACATAAAAAGCTTCCTCTGGAGAGTCACCAAAAAGAGCGCCGTCTTTCCAAATTCTCAACATAAAGGCTGTTAGGTTACGAGTAATCTGCTTCCACAAATCCCGTGTGTTTGGTTCAAAGACAACCCAGTTCGTTCCATCCTGAATAGCCTTTTCGACCATACAGAATAAACGACGAACGTTGATGTATCTCCACTCTGGATCACTTGAAAATGTTCTAGCTCCCCAGACACGAATACCTCGTCCATCAAACTCACGTATACAATTGATTCCTTTAGGATTAAGTAATTCTTGCTCCGCATCAGTTAGGTTGTACTTAAGACCTACAGCCCCTCGGAAGATCTCATTCGCAGGAGCTTTATGTACTCCCCTTGTAGAATCTACCCGACCATAAACCCCGGCAATTCCTCCACTTGGGGGAGCAAAAACATTTCGATCAAGTTCTGTATCATACATCTCAACCCATGGGAAATAATAAGCACCCATTGAGGAATCTCTAGGCATGGGAATGGAATCAATCCCTTTTTCAATGGTCTCAGGAGCGTCAAGAACGGCGACTCTAAATCTTTGACGTTCACAATGACCGAGGATGGCATCCTGTGCGGCTGCATCGGTAACTCCAGGAGCACAAACAATGGAAATATCAGGCACTTCATCAAAGAGGAACAGTCCGGATTTTTTTCCAAGGCCTTCATCTTTTCCAATAATCAGTTTGGTCAAATTATCAGGATTACTGATTTGAGTATCACCACTTTTATTTACTTCTTCTTTGGCATTTTCTTTAGCGCCTTCCTTAGTGGCTGGCTTAGCTTCCGCCTTTTTTTCAGCTGTGGCTAAGTTGTTAATGTAGCATTTGGTACCACCGTTCATAAAAAACTGGTATACACCATGGGCTAACCAGCCTCCGGTATGAAGTCCACCAAATATTTTGCTGTACTGTGACCAGTTCGTAACTAAAGTGGCTTCATTAACAGGACCTTTTTCTGCAATTCCAAGAAACCCAACAATATTTGTGGCCCCCATTTCCATGGGTTTGGAACCGCCAGATACTTCTTCTACATAAACACCAGGTGTTTGATACTGGGGCATATATCACTCCTTATTTTTAATTTATCTTCATTTCTTAAGAGCCTCGAACTTGCGTTCTTGAACTCGTTTTATTTCTTCTGTGTAATCCTGTTCGATGGCATATTGAACTTGGTATTGACGCATCAATCCCTGTCCCTCTTGATGGGAAGAATCCACAATCAAGGGTTGACCTTCATTACCGGTCCAATCCCATTTATCAACAGGGATCTCTTTATTTTTTTCCATTACCAATTCAACTTGGGCTGTTGCGTTGAT from Spirochaeta cellobiosiphila DSM 17781 encodes:
- a CDS encoding phage tail protein; amino-acid sequence: MSDRVETFLPNYFSIEIEGIETARFFRCDGLEAETYIYEVEEGGLNTGTHKFFGRTRFPNIVLEHGVTDNNELYDWYKTTVMEDNPVERKNGSVVLHNQAGEEIKRWNFFRAIPCRWVGPSLGTDRHGVAIERIEIAHEGLSPE
- a CDS encoding DUF1257 domain-containing protein — its product is MSHFVKVETKITELGMLKKALEALEMSWEEAEQEQMLSIKGWDGEFGKAKLKVDTGCSYPIGINIDEEGKIFMEADWWAIETYTERNKESLLNEITRQYAYETVLEKVRSQGYELVNEEEDEKQQVRLVLRKWQ
- a CDS encoding VWA domain-containing protein, translated to MSLNKVIKRTVILLTFVFLNVGVWAQTSNIYVHINQIQDQNYPKLRAYVSVEDKKGDPVLSLVRGNFTPGIDGNELAGEMEIASFQYTEKPIAYGVILSTQGLMAGEPIARQKEALLDLIDYMRDYDTLSVYLMDEEPVTLFENLTKAEVDTELINNLESSDYGRKVFDSIVSVGRKLSSSEIERKAIILISDGRDQESRYDQETAQKILNELGIPVFPLGLRVLGGQYLNVLDELAHATGGSYRYNRRFESVPDNTLQIQNLLMQSYVLEFKAKELPADDQVHQMMVKVVDKEVESTDYKNFTAVKVPFPLWLKIVVAVIVVILLILLIILSIIKRNKERKKMGITKRKCPVCKKRMKDDWDDCPFCKYLEPKKKNKKKNKDD
- a CDS encoding phage tail sheath C-terminal domain-containing protein, with product MNNTVLPGVYIKSEAPPLKPLALDRRTVAGFVGVTEKGPLDMPVKLTSFNQFLRVFGGFESGGYLAHSIYGFFNSGGEECYAVRVAHQKGDNCIATATLTLRNTNNQSFSSIRAHSPGIWGNRIAIKLWHGVDHSYRTDEYDRKSGRWITVDTNKFKGAEYLGVWIDGEKQIRKVNKITEDKLYFSTPLRLKDGIQELLIEELYINVQIEKDKEREDFLFLSTNPQSDRYLPRIINGTSRFITIDEDISGFPLEQSYAHLEKGRNGLVNLTAGDFIGYFNGLDNNSGLGHLEAFSEIRLVAIPDVALFEQIYNNNKDEYEKMTRAVQQAMVDQCERLKDRFALLDGPDLDSELALMKWSGQYDTKYAAAYFPHIEILDPTDANGVRTLFIPPSGHVAGVYATADKKHGLHHSPANFTIPGGVGLKQARSDDQLGMLYETGLNPIKSIPGRGIKVWGARTLSHDTEWKFINVCRTFDRISSAIRKGTGWVVFEPNDNKLRKRVIRYISAFMIDLWHKGILAGTTAEDGFYVQCDNELNPPENIDSGVLTTRIGIAISKPAEFINITLHASKDDSNVVIED
- a CDS encoding phage late control D family protein: MSDLQTLTPGFIIYINGTRLGVDQESSVKKIVINDRLDGPAGFTVYLSDMNQEWAGFADFGEGNQFSIHLGYKDNIEEVILGDVVSVCGELKKNTTAMTIIKGRNSLHRLKTGLKTKVFSETTITDIISQVASDAGLSVDVDEVGGETLFWVQRNQSDYDMIMSLASQYNCSVWGDGETLYFKQQTESTEDVVLEWGKTLLEFSCVNDVQQLVTEVEVIGWDSQTGTSVLGTASLDDITQLVGGEELGGHIVEDNFGPRKVVLNDHSAIDQDTADSLAMEYLTRNSFNYVRAHGKCEGDYRIKAGIEIEIVGVGDKFAGTYLVEEVNHILQSQTGYRTSFTLRRNKV
- a CDS encoding 4Fe-4S single cluster domain-containing protein, which gives rise to MINLHSFIEVSEVNGPGKRSVFWVQGCHFNCPGCRNQAAIKFENHQLINSEEAFLLIPIKDVEGVTFSGGEPFLQAEALIPLATLIKEAGLNLLIYSGYTREHLESSINPYHQQLLSLTDILIDGLYRQHIPSRHPWAGSGNQKVHYLSDRAKLMNQADEVRQGEIHITNTGDIIYTGIFENEDYL
- a CDS encoding phage tail protein, yielding MAIMVEETGIDNNLQSLIGRHLVEVTNLIGQDTKIEIKYIDAKVRAFTILGVEEKQDTLWLTVASNHVGKFLPSLFQNSDFLKRFLWVIQHIQNETSLKLDGLHQYFNPWTAPEEFISWVSGWFNLDIGAVQNEHKRRTLLANAIALYNWRGTVYGMTKLLEAVTEIKPVIYENCFSGNTNLYEGERYADQQILDVEIKGSFFEVHFPVPSEEISQEMQRFIHRIVQNEKPAHTTAFVTYKKVIVLKNPNIISEDSQMSGEEGMRI
- a CDS encoding phage tail protein, yielding MGTNYAPTMKTNFKVEIDKVDYGNFSSVSGLGASAEVTDDIGGMDRNARKIPGKVKYNTVTLTRMADPKDGLLRDWWKSVERGTPERKAVSVVFFDRNGVDEIARRNLFECVPCGWDLSDLNSQESGAISESISLVYEDADWG
- a CDS encoding FHA domain-containing protein, with protein sequence MFGVKVCPEGHQMDPSWKVCPVCIAPIRGWLVLLNHRGAEKVYNIHEGKSKVGSGADCEIRITKGVNRQHALITALNGEFHITTMGSGGTILVNGQEIASSILIDGDLVQLDKKEFKFKCL
- a CDS encoding CIS tube protein, whose translation is MALEKAVIINLDTDDEIPVLFNPKEYIVEKRTPWKEHEIHGLDSPAVEFTIGERKRLSMELFFDTSEDKTDVREYTDKIEELMLVNSDEHRPPFLLFSWGELKFKCVLEDLVQRFTMFLNDGTPIRAIVKVMFKEYSSAASQIKEKPRHSADHTKQMVLREGETLTSMASREYNNPACWRDIAEANNIEDPMNVEPGTVLKLPPLY